A genomic stretch from Flavobacterium humidisoli includes:
- a CDS encoding TraB/GumN family protein translates to MYAFSTDKRFTSEKTKKQILDDRNQKWVKLIPELIKENGVFIAVGAAHLGGEYGVINLLRKEGYTVKPVMN, encoded by the coding sequence ATGTATGCATTTAGTACAGATAAACGATTTACAAGTGAAAAAACTAAAAAGCAGATTCTGGATGATAGAAATCAAAAGTGGGTAAAACTAATACCAGAGTTAATAAAAGAAAATGGTGTTTTCATCGCTGTTGGTGCAGCGCATTTAGGTGGTGAGTATGGAGTTATTAATTTATTGAGAAAAGAGGGATATACTGTAAAACCTGTAATGAACTAA
- a CDS encoding regulatory protein RecX, giving the protein MKNPMNSTFTIKEALQKLEHFCAYQERCHNEIVDKLYSLKMTSDEIDYIVVQLIEGNFLNETRFACSFARGKHRIKHWGKIRITNELKMRNISSTNISLALKEISAEEYFETFENLAERSWNAISETNLLKKRKKFCDYMLRRGYESNLVYEKVKELEEN; this is encoded by the coding sequence ATGAAAAATCCGATGAACAGCACTTTTACCATCAAAGAAGCTTTACAAAAGTTAGAGCATTTTTGTGCTTATCAAGAGCGCTGTCATAACGAAATTGTTGATAAATTGTACAGTCTAAAAATGACTTCGGATGAAATCGACTATATTGTAGTTCAGCTCATTGAAGGGAATTTTTTAAACGAAACCCGTTTTGCGTGCAGCTTCGCCCGAGGCAAACACAGAATTAAACATTGGGGAAAAATCAGAATTACAAATGAGCTAAAAATGAGAAATATTTCTTCAACCAACATTTCTTTGGCTTTGAAAGAAATTTCAGCTGAAGAATATTTTGAAACTTTTGAAAATCTGGCAGAAAGATCTTGGAATGCTATTTCTGAAACCAATCTTCTTAAAAAGCGCAAAAAATTTTGTGACTATATGCTCCGTAGAGGTTATGAAAGTAATTTGGTCTACGAAAAAGTAAAAGAACTAGAAGAAAACTAG
- a CDS encoding RNA polymerase sigma factor has protein sequence MREKEQEFLNRIETHKGILYKVSKMYMDNSDDQQDLFQEIVCQLWKSYESFRSESQFSTWMYRVAVNTAIVFLKKEKRKVDKYEIASENVKDDEGDSHIKESQLDHFYKAVQKLEKIDKAIIFYQLEGFSHKEIGENLGISEGNARVKLNRAKEKLKEIIKKQGYGF, from the coding sequence TTGAGAGAGAAGGAACAAGAGTTTTTAAATCGAATAGAAACACATAAAGGAATTTTGTATAAAGTTTCTAAGATGTATATGGATAATTCTGATGATCAGCAGGATTTGTTTCAGGAGATTGTATGCCAACTCTGGAAATCATATGAATCTTTTCGGAGTGAAAGCCAGTTTTCAACATGGATGTACAGAGTAGCAGTAAATACGGCAATTGTCTTTTTGAAGAAAGAAAAACGGAAGGTGGACAAATATGAAATCGCTTCAGAAAATGTCAAAGATGATGAAGGAGATTCTCATATAAAAGAAAGTCAGTTGGATCATTTTTACAAAGCGGTACAAAAACTTGAAAAAATAGATAAAGCCATCATTTTCTACCAACTGGAAGGTTTCTCTCATAAAGAAATAGGGGAGAATCTAGGAATTTCTGAAGGGAATGCTAGAGTGAAATTGAATAGAGCCAAAGAAAAATTAAAAGAAATTATTAAAAAACAAGGATATGGATTTTAG
- a CDS encoding GEVED domain-containing protein produces the protein MMRKLLYSFLFFISKSLPKKLCTPSLRLLCVGMFFMFSFANAATITISSNTLWSNINTGTGTSGRPSNVDDIIVKNGARLTVDVSSGVCRTIQLGSSSNPNSGNGILFFNSGSQITVSGIITLGSGSRIGTITMTSGGNLITQGFYLSGSGTNVFTEGSGTVQLTATNNLPTTIFTKFNNLTISSGTTTLGTGLTINGNISIIGGGLSAGNNNLTITGNFTNAGTFNAGTATVTLNGNNNNQSFNVSNFNNLTLAGSGTKFFSGTTAVAGALVINSGVKADLGVVTHSANTLTLNGNQVAPTSWGSSSSPAQNKNDLYFTATAGQVNVGSSACTTFSSVTAITNVLFGSINNPTSASSTAPYIYYSNVPAASVSKGQYYELTVKGNTNGGVNSYYTAFFDWNGDGDFADVGEGPHKIGTINNSNGTDAKATSIYLQIPADATAGSTRMRIMSRRTTDYNTNSCAISGSTGQIQDYNITILEACVGNAPGNTLTTATPVCPNAPFTLSLQNTMAEGTSYVWQTSPDGNAPWTSATPTPKAFFSSAFATNQSANTNVGEISLYGNNTSISGGELFLTTLGTGYTGGFVIQKTPGSNINTFSASFDYKIYGGNGADGISLSYASNIADNVGGGESGEGSGIVLQLDTYDNEGVQAGSRVRITYNGSSIFNSAINAPFNLRTSSLRNVVMSVNDKGYLTLTIGGSVVVANLALPATYISSDKSNWKFKFSARTGDVNDYHVIDNVNIYYLDTANSKSTFTTTQTVKTYYRVAASCGGATVYSTPVMVDVRSAIINIMTSNACTGVPFSVTPADVTNGTIPANTKYTWTMPFLSAGLTGGAANAVAAADITGTLTNSTSTAQTAVYTVTPITGACTGAPFTLTVTVNPLPAPTITKNNDVSCSTLGSITLAGLPADWTITRTGVTTATQPYTGTTSTLSIQDLVADTYSFTVTNNAIGCTSSAATVTINDISSNTDWSATGWTNGEPDGSKSVTISSLAFGQPFTIAKPNVEACSLTIAVTSGDVIVPEGVTLTITNKVTSNDKLVFESGSSLLQKTNVQNDGDIVYKRKVDVRRFDLTYWSSPIKSTKPGGFKMKDLSPTTLADKFFTYSPTSGWATDMSGESEMKVGNGYSIRGPQEFNNDAPSTFTGAFKGVPNNGDIPVTSVVADKWFLFGNPYPSAIDVDELWDVNPDLGPLYFYIHASLPQKAPGDNTYRYSSNDYIVHSSSGSTSVGGKTFGGYIAAGQGFFAKPKGSSIHFNNDMRKGESSNGNFLKTAKSKSIERNRVWLNMVNAEGAFKQILVGYIEGATNNVDFNYDAPTIAGNSFIDFYSLNETKKLTIQGRALPFDNTDIVPLGYKTTAAGDFTIGIDHGDGFFNKQEIYLEDKTTGKTTNLRNENYTFSTLVGTFTDRFVLRYTGKTLGTDDLENLENSVLISVKNKTVSITCSKETIKEVTIFNVGAQLVYSKNKVNSSELQIANLHSSDQVLLVKVTLENGSTVTKKVIFSNL, from the coding sequence ATGATGAGAAAACTACTTTACTCGTTTTTATTCTTTATTTCTAAATCTTTACCTAAAAAATTGTGCACACCAAGTTTAAGATTGCTTTGTGTGGGGATGTTTTTTATGTTTTCTTTTGCTAATGCGGCAACAATAACTATCTCGAGCAATACACTTTGGAGTAATATTAACACAGGAACAGGAACTTCAGGGCGACCAAGCAATGTTGATGATATTATTGTGAAGAATGGTGCTAGATTAACAGTTGATGTTTCTTCAGGAGTTTGTCGGACAATACAATTAGGATCATCATCAAATCCAAATTCTGGAAACGGAATTTTATTTTTTAATTCAGGATCTCAAATTACTGTTTCGGGAATTATAACATTAGGAAGTGGATCACGTATAGGAACAATAACAATGACTTCTGGAGGTAATTTAATAACTCAAGGTTTTTATTTGTCAGGTTCAGGAACAAATGTGTTTACTGAAGGATCAGGTACAGTTCAATTAACAGCGACGAATAACTTGCCTACAACAATATTTACCAAATTTAACAATCTAACGATTAGCTCTGGAACTACAACATTAGGAACAGGATTGACAATAAATGGTAATATATCAATAATAGGAGGAGGTTTATCGGCTGGTAATAATAACTTGACGATTACAGGAAATTTTACAAATGCCGGAACATTTAATGCTGGTACAGCTACAGTAACTTTAAATGGTAATAATAATAACCAATCCTTTAATGTTTCAAACTTTAATAACTTAACATTAGCTGGAAGCGGGACTAAGTTCTTTTCTGGAACTACGGCAGTAGCAGGGGCGCTAGTTATAAATTCAGGAGTAAAGGCTGATTTAGGTGTGGTTACACATAGCGCCAATACTCTGACTCTAAATGGAAATCAAGTGGCGCCAACTTCTTGGGGTAGCTCGAGTTCTCCAGCACAAAATAAGAATGATCTTTATTTCACCGCAACAGCAGGTCAAGTAAATGTTGGCTCAAGTGCTTGCACAACTTTCTCATCAGTTACAGCTATTACAAATGTTCTATTTGGTTCTATAAATAATCCAACTTCAGCTTCGTCTACAGCACCTTATATTTACTATTCAAATGTGCCAGCCGCTAGTGTTTCAAAAGGGCAATATTACGAATTAACAGTAAAAGGAAATACCAATGGAGGTGTTAATAGTTACTATACTGCTTTTTTTGATTGGAATGGAGATGGAGATTTTGCAGATGTTGGAGAAGGACCTCACAAAATTGGTACTATAAATAATTCTAATGGAACTGATGCAAAAGCAACTTCTATTTATTTGCAGATTCCTGCTGATGCAACGGCAGGATCAACCAGAATGAGAATTATGAGTCGTCGTACTACTGATTATAATACTAATTCTTGTGCAATATCTGGAAGTACTGGACAGATTCAGGACTATAATATTACTATTTTAGAAGCATGTGTAGGAAACGCTCCTGGAAATACATTAACTACTGCAACGCCAGTTTGTCCTAATGCACCTTTTACTTTATCACTGCAAAATACGATGGCTGAAGGTACATCTTACGTTTGGCAAACCTCCCCTGACGGTAATGCTCCTTGGACAAGCGCAACACCTACTCCAAAAGCTTTTTTTAGCAGTGCTTTTGCAACAAATCAATCTGCGAATACTAACGTCGGAGAGATCAGTCTTTACGGAAATAATACTTCTATATCTGGTGGTGAGCTTTTTTTGACAACATTAGGTACTGGTTATACTGGAGGTTTTGTAATTCAAAAAACACCTGGTTCAAATATTAATACATTTTCGGCATCTTTTGATTATAAAATTTATGGAGGTAATGGTGCTGATGGTATTAGTTTAAGTTATGCTTCAAACATTGCGGATAATGTTGGTGGAGGAGAAAGTGGTGAAGGTTCGGGAATTGTTTTACAACTTGATACTTATGATAATGAAGGAGTTCAAGCAGGAAGTCGCGTTAGAATAACATATAATGGAAGTAGCATTTTTAATAGTGCCATAAATGCACCTTTTAATTTGAGAACAAGTTCACTCAGAAATGTTGTTATGAGTGTTAATGACAAAGGATATTTAACTCTTACTATAGGAGGTTCTGTTGTTGTGGCTAATCTTGCCTTGCCAGCAACCTATATATCTTCTGATAAATCAAATTGGAAATTCAAATTTTCAGCACGTACAGGAGATGTAAATGATTATCATGTTATTGACAATGTTAATATATATTATTTAGATACTGCAAATTCTAAATCAACATTTACAACTACTCAAACTGTAAAAACATATTATCGTGTTGCAGCAAGTTGTGGTGGTGCAACGGTTTATTCGACACCAGTTATGGTTGATGTAAGATCAGCGATAATTAATATAATGACAAGTAATGCATGTACAGGAGTACCTTTTTCTGTTACACCAGCAGATGTTACAAACGGAACAATACCAGCCAATACAAAGTATACATGGACAATGCCATTTCTTTCTGCTGGATTAACGGGGGGAGCAGCAAATGCTGTTGCTGCAGCAGACATAACAGGCACATTAACAAATAGTACATCAACAGCCCAAACAGCAGTTTATACTGTTACACCAATTACAGGAGCTTGTACTGGGGCGCCTTTTACATTGACAGTTACTGTTAACCCACTTCCAGCTCCAACAATTACAAAAAACAACGATGTTTCATGTAGTACTTTAGGAAGTATAACCTTGGCTGGTTTGCCAGCAGACTGGACTATTACTCGTACAGGAGTAACTACTGCGACTCAGCCATATACTGGTACAACATCTACTCTCTCTATTCAAGATTTAGTAGCAGACACATATAGCTTTACTGTTACAAATAATGCTATAGGTTGTACTTCAAGTGCAGCTACTGTTACTATAAATGATATTAGTTCTAATACAGATTGGAGTGCGACAGGATGGACAAATGGTGAGCCTGATGGAAGCAAAAGTGTTACAATTTCGTCTTTAGCATTTGGTCAGCCTTTTACAATTGCTAAACCTAATGTAGAGGCATGTTCATTAACTATTGCAGTTACGTCTGGAGATGTAATTGTTCCGGAAGGAGTAACTTTGACAATTACGAACAAAGTAACCAGTAATGATAAATTAGTGTTTGAAAGTGGTTCAAGTTTATTACAAAAGACTAATGTTCAAAATGATGGAGATATTGTTTACAAAAGAAAAGTCGATGTTCGTCGTTTCGATTTGACGTATTGGTCGAGTCCAATTAAGTCAACAAAACCGGGTGGTTTTAAAATGAAAGATCTGTCTCCGACAACTCTTGCCGATAAGTTTTTTACTTATAGTCCTACATCAGGATGGGCAACTGATATGTCTGGAGAATCAGAAATGAAAGTTGGTAATGGTTACAGCATTAGAGGCCCACAAGAGTTTAATAATGATGCACCAAGTACTTTTACAGGGGCATTTAAAGGAGTACCAAATAATGGAGATATACCGGTAACATCTGTGGTTGCAGATAAGTGGTTTCTCTTCGGGAACCCTTATCCATCAGCGATTGACGTAGATGAATTGTGGGATGTTAATCCTGATTTAGGGCCACTTTATTTCTATATTCATGCTTCGCTTCCACAAAAAGCTCCAGGAGACAACACGTATCGCTACAGCAGTAATGATTATATAGTGCATAGTAGTTCAGGAAGTACCAGTGTTGGGGGTAAAACATTTGGAGGATATATTGCTGCGGGTCAGGGATTTTTTGCTAAACCAAAAGGCAGTTCAATACACTTTAATAATGACATGCGTAAAGGCGAATCATCTAATGGTAATTTCTTAAAAACAGCTAAAAGTAAAAGCATTGAGAGAAATCGTGTTTGGTTGAATATGGTAAATGCCGAAGGTGCTTTTAAACAAATATTAGTTGGTTATATCGAGGGAGCTACGAATAATGTAGATTTTAATTATGACGCTCCTACAATCGCAGGGAACTCTTTTATTGATTTTTATAGCTTAAATGAAACAAAGAAATTGACTATCCAAGGACGTGCTCTACCTTTTGATAATACTGATATAGTTCCGTTAGGATATAAAACTACAGCAGCAGGTGATTTTACTATCGGTATAGATCATGGTGACGGATTCTTTAATAAGCAAGAAATTTACCTAGAAGATAAAACCACAGGAAAGACAACCAATTTACGTAACGAAAATTATACATTTAGTACATTAGTGGGAACTTTTACCGATCGTTTTGTCCTTCGTTATACAGGTAAAACATTAGGTACAGATGATTTAGAAAATCTCGAAAACAGTGTTTTAATTTCTGTAAAAAACAAAACAGTTAGTATTACTTGTTCTAAAGAAACAATCAAAGAGGTTACTATTTTCAACGTTGGCGCTCAGTTAGTCTACAGCAAAAACAAAGTGAATTCATCAGAATTGCAGATTGCAAATTTACACTCTAGTGATCAGGTTTTATTAGTTAAAGTAACTTTAGAGAATGGTTCTACCGTTACTAAAAAAGTGATTTTTTCTAATTTGTAA
- a CDS encoding Ig-like domain-containing protein, protein MKKTLLLFLFLLPFLGVSQVNLVKWDDPSGATTANVTPTYSNAVSAESLSGNGISLQPLQWEGFKGSLWPFSFSIDENKYFQVTVSAKTGYKIKLGAYNFTYKGDGNLYVKRYQVRYSKDDFATSTLLLDEPTQAGKVNKSIDLSKITLYAGEKLTLRIYGYKLQSGKDDNSPLFLINRNTATEAGNTSPTITGTVSTYDPTVLNANDDLVTTQEKRAISFNPLTNDTNTAGATITFTQPSTAEGTVSRNGNIFTFTPATNFKGTSTFTYTLTNGARTSTATVVVYVTDLSPKLIIWNGALAQPKAVVTDPKITGNDITGTGFEFITNSNPDYFNVKKLENGGSTALTLNRYVQMSITPKTNYKLTLTQFNFIYNSPTGSEGASMFEVHYSTDPTFPGGGTVLLGPTTAVKGADTPVTLNFPTGTTVSSNTNQTFYIRIYPYAVQNLYNGYFKIKHDYGGEVGPTLTGIVEPSNLITANPDTANTNSATAINIPILANDENYTPLASITTTQPTTGGSVAVNGTTNATFTPTAGFVGTTTFEYTISNGTNYSTTTVTVNVTAPPCTPTGDQTAFGANAWIGYVYKMANNAAMPPNVSYPALPNTSIATYIGTVTENKNFDRNIGGGSVTGLTSNFACDAAPSDRFFVRYKMLADITEAGVYSFDIGSDDGARLYIDDAAVPVITRWNGHGFTMDYATQNLNVGQHKFVLEYYEDGGDSRVSFFTGIPKGNPSEYGDKVWNVYGYVNNDITLQNVRYAGYYVDPHLNPDSTNYWPKDKSPSSATIWQGSQIPDNNFKVVYKRKGFDCGLYQLKHINHDDAVQLYIDDKLIFSKDGWDNAAYLINGGDLYPLNSESRVEIRLREDGGDANLGINFTKTDIVYNGTGSIPNGSSLVISANTELKSDLTVCSCTVNPNVTLTVPQDITLTVDENVTIGTGGKLLILDGGSFLQTSTSKNMFTGSNTAFEIQRTTEIRRFDLTYWSSPVDNPDFKMITLSPETLSDKFFYWTSDFKWATDMYGKMTMEPGKGYSIRGPQSFDTQTPSDFTGKFYGKPNNGNILIPTTADKYHFIGNPYPSAIDARQFIIDNGEVGPLYFWTHVSPPKKENGSNTYTYSSPDYATFTLLGSTKATTGGEAPSGYIGVGQGFFIKPKVSSITFNNGQRVKAKNTQFYKTTAKETEIEVNRLWLNLSNTEDAFKQLLVGYAEGASNNYDHNYDATTMAGNSFIDFYTINEAKKLTVQARALPFDNTDTVPLGYKTTISSELTISIDHADGFFNKQAVYLEDKTTGAIIDLRASNYTFQTAAGTFTDRFVLRYTNKTLGTDDFENVEDGILVSVKSKVINVASGTENIKEAQIYTIGGQLLYNKSKIDAKQLEITNLHSSNQVLLVKVILENGHAVTKKIIFN, encoded by the coding sequence ATGAAAAAAACTTTACTTTTATTTTTGTTTTTATTGCCTTTTTTGGGAGTTTCTCAAGTTAATTTAGTCAAATGGGATGATCCATCTGGTGCTACAACTGCTAATGTTACCCCAACATACAGTAATGCAGTATCTGCTGAAAGCCTAAGCGGAAATGGAATCTCATTACAGCCTTTACAATGGGAAGGTTTTAAAGGAAGTCTTTGGCCATTTTCTTTCAGCATAGATGAAAATAAATACTTTCAGGTTACAGTATCTGCTAAAACTGGATACAAAATAAAACTTGGAGCTTATAATTTTACCTATAAAGGAGATGGTAATTTGTATGTAAAAAGATACCAAGTACGCTATTCTAAAGATGATTTCGCTACTAGCACCTTATTGCTAGACGAACCAACTCAAGCTGGTAAAGTAAACAAGTCAATAGATTTATCTAAAATAACTCTTTACGCTGGAGAAAAATTAACGCTTCGTATTTACGGTTACAAATTACAATCGGGTAAAGACGATAACTCGCCTTTATTTTTAATCAATCGTAATACTGCTACAGAAGCAGGAAACACTAGCCCAACAATTACTGGAACAGTTTCTACTTATGATCCAACTGTTTTAAATGCAAATGACGATCTTGTCACCACACAAGAAAAACGTGCTATTTCATTTAATCCGCTGACAAATGATACTAATACCGCTGGTGCAACTATAACTTTTACGCAACCATCAACAGCCGAAGGAACAGTTAGCAGAAATGGAAACATCTTTACATTTACTCCTGCAACAAATTTTAAAGGGACATCTACATTTACTTACACGCTAACAAATGGAGCCAGAACTTCTACGGCAACTGTCGTTGTATATGTAACAGATCTTAGCCCCAAATTAATTATATGGAATGGAGCATTAGCCCAGCCAAAAGCGGTCGTAACCGACCCTAAAATAACTGGAAATGATATTACTGGAACTGGGTTTGAATTTATTACCAACAGCAATCCCGACTATTTTAACGTTAAAAAATTAGAAAACGGAGGTTCAACAGCATTAACATTGAACAGATATGTTCAAATGAGTATTACACCAAAAACAAATTATAAATTAACTCTCACACAATTCAATTTTATATATAATTCTCCAACAGGATCTGAAGGCGCTTCGATGTTTGAGGTACATTATTCAACCGATCCAACTTTCCCTGGCGGAGGAACAGTCCTTTTGGGACCAACAACAGCAGTAAAAGGGGCGGATACTCCGGTTACTCTAAATTTCCCAACAGGAACAACGGTTTCAAGCAATACGAATCAAACATTTTACATCAGAATATATCCATACGCTGTTCAAAATTTATATAACGGATATTTTAAAATAAAGCATGATTATGGTGGAGAAGTCGGACCAACTCTTACTGGTATTGTCGAGCCTTCAAACTTAATTACTGCTAATCCAGATACTGCAAATACAAATTCAGCCACTGCTATCAATATTCCAATTTTAGCAAACGACGAAAATTACACTCCATTAGCATCCATTACAACTACACAACCAACAACGGGCGGATCTGTTGCAGTTAATGGCACAACAAATGCTACCTTTACACCAACAGCTGGTTTTGTTGGAACTACAACTTTTGAATACACGATCTCGAATGGAACAAATTATTCGACAACAACCGTGACTGTAAATGTTACCGCTCCACCATGTACTCCAACTGGAGATCAAACTGCTTTTGGGGCTAATGCATGGATTGGTTATGTTTATAAAATGGCAAATAATGCTGCAATGCCTCCGAATGTTTCATATCCAGCTTTACCAAATACCAGTATCGCTACATACATAGGAACTGTAACAGAGAACAAAAACTTTGATAGAAATATTGGAGGTGGTTCTGTTACAGGTCTAACTTCAAATTTTGCTTGTGATGCTGCTCCTTCTGACCGATTCTTTGTACGATATAAAATGCTTGCTGATATTACTGAAGCTGGCGTATACAGTTTTGATATTGGAAGCGACGATGGAGCAAGACTTTACATCGATGATGCAGCTGTTCCAGTTATAACAAGATGGAATGGTCACGGTTTTACTATGGATTACGCTACACAAAATTTAAATGTAGGCCAACATAAATTTGTTCTAGAGTATTATGAAGACGGGGGAGATTCAAGAGTTTCCTTTTTCACTGGTATACCAAAAGGAAATCCTTCTGAATATGGAGACAAAGTATGGAACGTTTATGGCTATGTTAACAACGATATAACCTTACAAAATGTTAGATATGCTGGTTATTATGTTGATCCTCATTTAAATCCTGATTCAACAAATTATTGGCCAAAAGACAAATCTCCTTCATCTGCAACCATTTGGCAAGGTTCTCAAATACCAGACAACAATTTTAAGGTGGTTTACAAACGTAAAGGTTTCGATTGTGGATTATATCAGCTAAAACATATCAATCATGATGATGCTGTTCAGCTTTATATCGACGATAAATTAATCTTTTCTAAAGATGGATGGGACAATGCTGCTTATTTAATTAACGGAGGAGACCTTTACCCTTTAAACAGTGAGTCTAGAGTAGAAATACGCTTAAGAGAAGATGGTGGCGATGCTAATCTTGGAATTAATTTTACAAAAACGGATATTGTATACAATGGAACTGGCTCTATTCCGAATGGCAGCTCTTTAGTAATAAGTGCAAATACAGAACTAAAGTCAGATCTTACTGTTTGTTCTTGTACTGTAAATCCAAATGTCACATTAACAGTCCCGCAAGATATTACTTTAACTGTTGATGAAAATGTAACCATTGGTACGGGAGGAAAACTTTTAATTTTAGATGGAGGATCATTTCTTCAAACTTCTACAAGTAAAAACATGTTTACAGGAAGCAATACTGCTTTTGAAATTCAAAGAACAACCGAAATTCGTCGTTTTGATTTAACGTATTGGTCATCACCTGTAGACAATCCAGATTTTAAAATGATTACTTTGTCTCCTGAAACTTTATCCGATAAATTTTTCTATTGGACTTCTGATTTCAAATGGGCAACGGATATGTACGGAAAAATGACAATGGAACCTGGAAAAGGATACAGCATTAGAGGACCACAGTCTTTTGACACTCAAACTCCTTCTGACTTTACTGGAAAATTCTACGGAAAACCAAACAATGGAAATATTTTGATTCCGACTACGGCTGATAAATACCATTTTATAGGAAATCCTTACCCATCTGCGATTGATGCGCGTCAGTTTATTATAGATAATGGAGAAGTTGGGCCATTATACTTTTGGACACACGTTTCGCCTCCAAAAAAAGAAAATGGCAGTAACACCTACACATACAGCAGTCCAGATTATGCAACATTTACATTGCTTGGATCAACAAAAGCTACAACTGGAGGAGAAGCACCTTCAGGATATATTGGAGTGGGACAAGGCTTCTTTATAAAGCCAAAAGTTAGTTCGATAACATTTAATAATGGTCAACGTGTAAAAGCGAAAAACACACAGTTTTATAAAACTACAGCTAAAGAAACAGAAATTGAAGTAAATCGTTTGTGGCTAAATCTAAGCAATACGGAAGATGCCTTTAAACAACTACTAGTTGGTTATGCAGAAGGAGCATCAAACAATTACGATCATAATTACGATGCAACTACAATGGCTGGTAATTCTTTTATCGATTTTTACACCATAAACGAAGCTAAAAAACTTACTGTTCAAGCAAGGGCTTTACCTTTTGATAATACAGATACTGTTCCTCTGGGTTATAAAACAACTATTAGCAGCGAACTTACAATCTCGATAGATCATGCAGATGGATTTTTTAACAAACAAGCCGTTTATTTGGAAGATAAAACAACAGGAGCAATAATAGATCTTCGTGCTTCAAATTATACTTTCCAAACAGCTGCAGGAACTTTTACAGATCGTTTTGTATTACGTTACACAAATAAAACATTGGGTACAGATGATTTTGAAAATGTAGAAGATGGAATCTTAGTTTCAGTAAAATCAAAAGTAATAAATGTAGCTAGCGGTACTGAAAATATTAAAGAAGCACAAATCTATACTATAGGCGGACAATTGCTTTATAACAAAAGCAAAATCGATGCAAAACAATTAGAGATTACAAATTTACATTCTAGCAATCAAGTTTTACTGGTAAAAGTAATTCTAGAAAATGGTCATGCAGTCACGAAGAAAATCATATTTAATTAA